From the Campylobacter volucris genome, the window GGAAGATAATTAATCGCTTCGATTTTTAACAAAGCATAGTATTTTTCTTGATCTTTAGGTTCTCTTACTTGTCCAGTAACGATATCTCCCACACGAAGTGCAAATTTTCGAATTTGAGAATTAGACACATAAGCATCATTAACACTATCACTTAAATTAGAATCCATCCCCCTTAAAAAGCCATAGCCTTCTGGAGAAATTTCTAAAATTCCAGTAAAAAGGATAAAGCCACCTTTTTTAGTTTGAGCTTTTAAAATTTCAAAAATTAAATCTTGTCTTCTAAATTCTCTTGGATTTTCTATTTCAGCTTCGTGAGCAATTTTAATTAAGCTTTCTAAATCAAGCAACTTTAAATCTTCAATTTTGTAACCTTCAACCGGAATATGCGTTCTTTGGTGTTGTTTTTTTTCCTTTTCCATGTATCCTCTAAAATGTAGAAAATGTAGTATTGATTTAATGAATGTAAGATTTTATTAAAAAAAATACTTTTTTGTCAAATCTTTTCTAAAATTATATTTTATCTTTGTAAATATATTTTAAAATTTGATATTTATAAAAATGATAAAATATTTAAAATTAAATTTTTGAAAGATAAAAATGAAATGTAAGCATTGTCAATTAAGCTTTAAACAAGAACAAATGATTAACAATAATGGAAATTATTTTTGCTGTAAAGGATGTCAAAGTGTTTATGAAATTCTTCATGATAGTGGTTTAGAAGAATTTTATGATAAGCTTGGCAGGCAAACATTAAATCCTGTAAATTTAGAGCATAGCTATAAAGATTACACCAAATATATTCAAAAAACAAAAGATGATTTTAGTCAAATTTTTTTACTTATAGAAGAAATTCATTGTTCAGCTTGCGTGTGGCTTAATGAAAAAATTTTAATCCAAAGCCAAGGAGTAATAGAAGTAGATATTAATCCTATCACGCATAAGGCAAAAATAGTATTTGATGAAAATACCATATCTTTAGCGCAAATCATTCAAAAGATAGAATGTATAGGTTATAAAGCTAATATTTATTCTCCTACAAAATTTGAAAAAAGAGCAACTCAAACTAAAAGAGAATTTTATGCAAAATTAATCGTTGCTATAGCTTGTGTGATGAATATCATGTGGATATCGGTTGCAAAATATGCAGGTTTTTTTAGTGGGATGGACAAAGAAGTTAAAGATATTTTGCATTTTGCAGAATTTTTACTTTGCACTCCAGTGCTTTTTTATACAGGTTCGGTTTTTTATAAAAATGCTTATTATGCTTTGAAATTTAAAAGCCTTAATATGGACACTTTGGTAATTAGCGGATCTACTTTAGCTTATATTTACTCAGTATGGGCGATGTTTTCAAGAAGCGCTCAAGTGTATTTTGATTCTGTTGCTATGATAATTTGTTTTGTGTTTGTAGGGAAATATTTAGAACTTTTAAGCAAGAAAAAAGCATTTGATACTTTAGATCATTTAAGATCTTTTTTGGCAACGCAAGTTAGGGTTTTAAAAGAAGATAAATTTGAAAATTGTGATATTGAAGATGTAAAAATTGGAGATATTATAGAATTAAAAGAAGGCGATAGGGTTTTAATTGATGGTGTTTGTATAAGCGGTAATGCGAGTTTAGATATGTCTAGTTTAAGCGGAGAAAGCTTGCCAAAAGATGTTGCTAAAGATGATGAAATTTATTCTGCTTCATTGGTTTTAAGTGGCAATGTGCTTTATCAATGTAGGGCTTTATATAAAGATTCTAAACTTGCTAGGATCATTTTTTTATTAGAAAATTCTAGCACCAAAAAAGCAAAAATAGAAAAAATGGTAGCTCAAATTAGTAGGTATTTTTCTCCTACTATTTTAACCTGTGCATTTTTATGTTTTTTATATACTTTATTTGTGCTTAATTTGGGTTTTGAAGAAGCTATGATAAGAATGGTTTCTGTTTTAATTATAGCTTGTCCTTGTGCATTAGCTCTTGCTACTCCTGTTAGTTCTTTGGTTGCTATTAGTGCTGCTTTAAAAGAAAAAATTTTATTTAAAGAAGTAGGAGTGGTAGAAGATCTTAGTAAATGCAATGTTGCAGTTTTTGATAAAACTGGTGTTTTAACAAAGGCAAATTTAGAGGTTGTAAGATATGATTTAAACAAAAAACTTGATAAAGATGAATTGATTAACTTTTTACATTTAACCAATCATCCTGTTGCAAAAAGTATTCTTAAATTTTTAAATATACAACAATATCAAATCAAAACATTTAGCAATATCCAAAATATCCAAGCAAAAGGTTACAAGGCTTGTTTAAAAGATGATATTTTTATAGGTGGAAATGAAAAATTTTTAAAAGAAAATGGAGTTATAAGTAAAGAATTTCATAATACTCATTTTATATTTGCTAAAAATAATGAAATTTTAGCTGTGTTTGAGCTTGAAGATAGCATAAGAGCTGATTCTAAAGAACTTATTGATTATTTAAAACAAAAAAATATGCAAGTTATTATGCTAACAGGGGATAATGAATTTGTAGCAAAAAAAGTTGCAAAAAGTTTAAACATAGAAAAATTTAAAGCTTCTTGTATGCCAGAAGATAAGCTAGATTATATTTTAAATTTAAGTCATAAAAATAAGGTTTTAATGGTTGGAGATGGTGTAAATGATGCTTTAGCTCTTTCTCATGCTGGTGTTGGAATTTCTTTAAAAGAAGGTTCAGCTTTAGCTGTTGAAAATAGTGATGTGGTTTTGCTAAAGAATGATTTAAAAAGCTTGCAAAAAAGTATAGAAATAGCTAAAAAAACTTATATGATTATTAAGCAAAATTTAGCTTTTTCTTTGTGTTATAATGCTTTTACTATACCACTAGCTTTTTTAGGTTTGATTAATCCATTATTAGCAGCTTTATCTATGTCTTTTAGTAGTATAGTGGTTATTTTAAATGCTTTAAGGATAAAAAAATGAATGGCGTTTTGATGATGATGATTGGAGTTTCTTTACTTGCGTTGTGTTTAGCAGTCGGTGCTTTACTTTGGGGAATTAAAAATAAACAATTTGACGATGATTATAAATTTACCATTTTAAATGATAGTGAAGAAGCTTTAAATGATGCGATAATTTTAGAAAAAAGAAAAAAAGAAATACTTCAAAAAAAAGAAAGCAAAAAACAGCCATAAAGGCTGTTTGTTATTTTTTCAAAGTTTCAATATAAGCATCGATAGCTTTGAAATCTTCTTCAGTTAAACCTTTAAGGTTGATTTTCATGATAGCACCTTGGCCATAAGCATTTCTTTTGCCTTCTGCATATTCTTTCATGAATTGAATTCTTTCAGCACTTGCTATAGAATTTAAAGCAGGAACTTTGTTAAGATATACTTTATCTGCATTAGCGCCATGGCAAACTGCACATTTTTTATAAAGTGCTGCACCATCAGCTGCATAAGCAGAAACTCCAAGACATGCTAAAGCTGATAAAACAACTAGCTTTTTCATTTTTGACTCCTCATAATAAAATGAATTTTAATTATAAACTTTTTTCATTTAATATTCTTTAAATTATAAAAATCTTAGTAAAAATACATTATAATTTTCTTATGAAAAAAGCGTTATTTTTAGATAGAGACGGTGTTGTTAATATCGATAAAAAATATGTTTATAAAATAAAAGATTTTGAATTTTGTGATGGTATTTTTGAATTTTGTAAGTATTTTCAAAGTAAAGATTTTTTAATTTTTGTTATAACTAATCAATCAGGCATTGCAAGAGGGTATTACAAAGAAGAAGATTTTGCTATTTTAAGTGCTTATATGATAGATGAATTTGCAAAGCAAGCTATAAAGATAGAAAAAATTTATCATTGTCCTCATTTGCAAGGATGTGAGTGTAGGAAACCAAAACCAGCTATGCTTTTAAAAGCAAAAGAAGAATTTAACATAGATATGGAAAAATCTTTTTTTATAGGAGATAATCTTACGGATATGCAAGCTGGAATTAATGCAAAAGTTAAAAATCTTTTTTTAATTAATGATGATGTAAATTATGATAAAACCGAGTTTAAAATTTTTAAAAATTTAAAAGAGCTTTTAAAATATCTAAAGGATGAAAAATGAAAGTGGTAATTACCGGTGGAGCAGGTTTTATAGGATCAGCACTTGCGCTAAGATTACAAGAAGAAAATCATGAAATTTTAATCATTGATAAAATGCGTTCAAATGCTAAATTTGAAAATGGAAATTTAGAAAGTTTTGGGCATTTTAAAAATTTGTTAGATTTTAAAGGTGAACTTTATACAGGTGATATTAACGATGATAAAACTTTTGAAATTATAAAAGATTTTAAACCAGAAGTGATTTTTCATAAAGCCGCTATATCAGATACTACAGTGTATGATCAAACCAAGGTTTTATCTACCAATCTTAACACTTTTAAGCGTTTTATTGATATGTGTTTAAAATTAAATGCAAAATTAATTTATGCAAGTTCAGCTTCAGTTTATGGAGATGCCTTAAGTCCTCAAACAGTAGGTAAAGATGAAAAGCCTAAAAATCCTTATGCGTTTTCAAAGCTTATGATGGATAGGCTTGCTAAGCAGTATTTTGATAAAATGCATATAGTAGGACTTAGATATTTTAATGTTTATGGTAAAGGCGAGTATTTTAAAAATACTACTGCTTCGATGGTGTTGCAATTTGGGCTTCAAATTTTATCAGGTAAAAATCCTCGTTTATTTGAAGGAAGTGATAAAATTTATCGTGATTTTGTTTATATTGAAGATGTAATTAGTGCTAATTTGCATGCTTTATATACAAAAAGCGGTATTTATAATGTAGCTACTTCCATGCCAAGAACTTTTCAAGAAATAGTTGATATTTTACAAAGACTTTTAAATACAAATTTAGCTTGTGAATATATTAAAAATCCATATGAAAAAGCATATCAGTTCCATACCCAAGCTAATTTGGATGAGAACTTTTCTTATAGACCTAGATTTAGTCTTGAAAGGGGCATTGAAGATTATTTGCCAGAAATTAAAAGAATTTTTAAAGAGGAATTAAATGCTTGATTTTTTAAGCTCAAAACAACCTAGAATTTTAGTGGTTGGTGATTTTATGGTGGATCATTATATATGGTGTGATTGTTCAAAAATTTCTCCTGAAGCACCGGTAATGGTTATGAAACATACCAAAGAAGACAAAAGACTTGGTGGGGCAGGTAATGTGTATGCAAATTTACAAAGCTTAGGAGCTTTTGTTTATGCACTTGGAGTTATAGGAGATGATGAAAGCGGTAAATTTTTACAAGAAAAGCTAAATGCGAAATTTTTCATCGAACAAAATAGAAAAACTCCCCTTAAAACAAGAATTCTTTCACATTCTCAACAGGTTTTAAGACTTGATGATGAAAATAATTTTGATACAAAATTAGAGTTACAAGTCATTGATGAATTTAAAACCATTGCAAAAGATTTTGATGCAATAATTTTAAGCGATTATGCTAAAGGAAATTTGAGCGAAAAAATTTGTAAAGAATTAATCCATCATGCCAATGCTTTAAATATACCAATTTTAATTGATCCAAAAGGTGCAAATTTTAATAAATACAAAAATGCAACTTTACTTACTCCAAATAAAAAAGAAGCAATGGAGGCTTTAAAACTTGAAAAATTAGACAAGGACAATTTAAATTCTGCCATTAAAAAACTCAAAAGTGATTATAATCTTACTTACTCAATCATCACTTTATCAGAAGAGGGTATAGCTGTTTTTGATGATAAGTTGAGTGTTATTCCTGCTAAAGCTTTAGAAGTTTATGATGTAACAGGGGCTGGAGATAGTGTTATAGCTATGTTAGCATATGCTTTGGCTTTGAAAATAGATATCATAAAAGCTTGTGAGTTAGCTAATCAAGCAGCAGCAGTAGTGGTTTCAAAGATAGGTAGCGTGAGTGTGAGTTTTGATGAAATTAAGAATTTGGAAAAAGCGTCTTTTTGTGAAAAAATTAAAACCAAAGAAGAAATATTAAATTTGATTAAAAATAAAAAAGTAGTTTTTAGTAATGGTTGTTTTGATATTTTACATTTTGGACATATAAAGTATCTTGAAAAGGCAAAAAGATTGGGTGATGTATTGATAATAGGTCTAAATTCAGATGCGAGTGTTAAAAGATTAAAAGGAGAAAATAGACCTATAAATAGTGAGTTTCAAAGAGCTTGTATGCTTGCTAGTTTGTATTTTGTAGATTATGTTGTTATATTTGATGAAGATACACCGCTTAAGCTGATTGAATTTTTAAAACCAGATATTTTGGTAAAAGGAGCTGATTATAAAGATAAAGAAGTAGTTGGGTCTAATTTGGTTAAAAAAGTAGAATTAATAGAATTTGAAGAAGGATTTAGTACAACAAATATAATAAAAAGGATTAAAAATGATAGAAAAGATTGAAAATGAATTTTATATGCACAAAGATACTTTAGAAAAATCATTACAATTAAAAGAACAAATTTACCAATGTGCTCAAATTTTAAACCAATGCCTAGAAAATAATGGAAAAATTTTAATTTGTGGCAATGGTGGAAGTGCTGCTGATAGTCAGCATTTTGCAGCTGAGCTTAGTGGAAGATATAAAAAAGAAAGAAAGGCTTTAGCCGCTATAGCTTTAAGTACTGATACTTCTGCTTTGAGTGCGATTGGAAATGATTATGGTTTTGAATTTGTTTTTTCAAGACAAGTTGAAGCTTTAATGCAAAAAAATGATGTTTTAATTGGAATTTCAACTAGTGGTAAAAGTCTTAATGTTTTAAATGCTTTTAAAAAAGCAAAAGAACTTAATGCAAAATGTATAGGACTTAGCGGAAAAGGAGGCGGTTTGATGAATGAAATATGTGATTTGAATTTGGTTATTCCTTCTGAAGATA encodes:
- the gmhA gene encoding D-sedoheptulose 7-phosphate isomerase; protein product: MIEKIENEFYMHKDTLEKSLQLKEQIYQCAQILNQCLENNGKILICGNGGSAADSQHFAAELSGRYKKERKALAAIALSTDTSALSAIGNDYGFEFVFSRQVEALMQKNDVLIGISTSGKSLNVLNAFKKAKELNAKCIGLSGKGGGLMNEICDLNLVIPSEDTARIQEMHILIIHCLCDLIESKF
- a CDS encoding D-glycero-alpha-D-manno-heptose-1,7-bisphosphate 7-phosphatase — protein: MKKALFLDRDGVVNIDKKYVYKIKDFEFCDGIFEFCKYFQSKDFLIFVITNQSGIARGYYKEEDFAILSAYMIDEFAKQAIKIEKIYHCPHLQGCECRKPKPAMLLKAKEEFNIDMEKSFFIGDNLTDMQAGINAKVKNLFLINDDVNYDKTEFKIFKNLKELLKYLKDEK
- a CDS encoding cytochrome c553 translates to MKKLVVLSALACLGVSAYAADGAALYKKCAVCHGANADKVYLNKVPALNSIASAERIQFMKEYAEGKRNAYGQGAIMKINLKGLTEEDFKAIDAYIETLKK
- the rfaE1 gene encoding D-glycero-beta-D-manno-heptose-7-phosphate kinase, with the translated sequence MLDFLSSKQPRILVVGDFMVDHYIWCDCSKISPEAPVMVMKHTKEDKRLGGAGNVYANLQSLGAFVYALGVIGDDESGKFLQEKLNAKFFIEQNRKTPLKTRILSHSQQVLRLDDENNFDTKLELQVIDEFKTIAKDFDAIILSDYAKGNLSEKICKELIHHANALNIPILIDPKGANFNKYKNATLLTPNKKEAMEALKLEKLDKDNLNSAIKKLKSDYNLTYSIITLSEEGIAVFDDKLSVIPAKALEVYDVTGAGDSVIAMLAYALALKIDIIKACELANQAAAVVVSKIGSVSVSFDEIKNLEKASFCEKIKTKEEILNLIKNKKVVFSNGCFDILHFGHIKYLEKAKRLGDVLIIGLNSDASVKRLKGENRPINSEFQRACMLASLYFVDYVVIFDEDTPLKLIEFLKPDILVKGADYKDKEVVGSNLVKKVELIEFEEGFSTTNIIKRIKNDRKD
- the rfaD gene encoding ADP-glyceromanno-heptose 6-epimerase, which codes for MKVVITGGAGFIGSALALRLQEENHEILIIDKMRSNAKFENGNLESFGHFKNLLDFKGELYTGDINDDKTFEIIKDFKPEVIFHKAAISDTTVYDQTKVLSTNLNTFKRFIDMCLKLNAKLIYASSASVYGDALSPQTVGKDEKPKNPYAFSKLMMDRLAKQYFDKMHIVGLRYFNVYGKGEYFKNTTASMVLQFGLQILSGKNPRLFEGSDKIYRDFVYIEDVISANLHALYTKSGIYNVATSMPRTFQEIVDILQRLLNTNLACEYIKNPYEKAYQFHTQANLDENFSYRPRFSLERGIEDYLPEIKRIFKEELNA
- a CDS encoding cytochrome oxidase maturation protein, cbb3-type — its product is MNGVLMMMIGVSLLALCLAVGALLWGIKNKQFDDDYKFTILNDSEEALNDAIILEKRKKEILQKKESKKQP
- a CDS encoding heavy metal translocating P-type ATPase, giving the protein MKCKHCQLSFKQEQMINNNGNYFCCKGCQSVYEILHDSGLEEFYDKLGRQTLNPVNLEHSYKDYTKYIQKTKDDFSQIFLLIEEIHCSACVWLNEKILIQSQGVIEVDINPITHKAKIVFDENTISLAQIIQKIECIGYKANIYSPTKFEKRATQTKREFYAKLIVAIACVMNIMWISVAKYAGFFSGMDKEVKDILHFAEFLLCTPVLFYTGSVFYKNAYYALKFKSLNMDTLVISGSTLAYIYSVWAMFSRSAQVYFDSVAMIICFVFVGKYLELLSKKKAFDTLDHLRSFLATQVRVLKEDKFENCDIEDVKIGDIIELKEGDRVLIDGVCISGNASLDMSSLSGESLPKDVAKDDEIYSASLVLSGNVLYQCRALYKDSKLARIIFLLENSSTKKAKIEKMVAQISRYFSPTILTCAFLCFLYTLFVLNLGFEEAMIRMVSVLIIACPCALALATPVSSLVAISAALKEKILFKEVGVVEDLSKCNVAVFDKTGVLTKANLEVVRYDLNKKLDKDELINFLHLTNHPVAKSILKFLNIQQYQIKTFSNIQNIQAKGYKACLKDDIFIGGNEKFLKENGVISKEFHNTHFIFAKNNEILAVFELEDSIRADSKELIDYLKQKNMQVIMLTGDNEFVAKKVAKSLNIEKFKASCMPEDKLDYILNLSHKNKVLMVGDGVNDALALSHAGVGISLKEGSALAVENSDVVLLKNDLKSLQKSIEIAKKTYMIIKQNLAFSLCYNAFTIPLAFLGLINPLLAALSMSFSSIVVILNALRIKK